One segment of Ancylothrix sp. D3o DNA contains the following:
- a CDS encoding TldD/PmbA family protein: MPSLLADVKTLLSDLVDRYKSRVDYLAIRLEESDGTDILLRGEKIETLSQGISIGGQIRAAYKGGWGFASFNHLGNLAQRIEEAITQARLVGEEETLLAPIKAVQAICQVPVTGTDPRNIPLADKKALTEHYAGILRSVHPKITTTSVRYGDSAQRIILVTSEGTILEQSWVDMEMRFAATARDGSTVQTGRETTGSRKAYEDLTTLDSQVRSAAERAVTALSLPPVKGNTYTVVIDPILSGLFVHEAFGHLSEADMAYENPDLLEVMTLGRAFGPKDLQIFDGAAPEGHRGSYFYDDEGTPATTTQLIKDGVLVGRLHSRETAGKLGEEATGNARCLNYHYPPLVRMTNTWIQPGNTPVKDLFSDIKEGVYARNWLGGMTNGEMFTFSAGEAWMIRNGELQEPVRDVTLSGNVFSTLADIEAIGDDFYWDESGGCGKGGQSGLAVGCAGPSLRIRNVVVGGEAAE; the protein is encoded by the coding sequence TCGCGTGTAGATTACTTAGCAATTCGTCTCGAAGAATCCGATGGAACCGATATCCTATTGCGGGGAGAAAAAATTGAAACCCTCAGCCAAGGTATCTCTATCGGCGGACAAATTCGCGCTGCCTACAAAGGTGGGTGGGGGTTTGCCAGCTTTAACCATTTAGGAAATTTAGCCCAAAGAATCGAAGAAGCCATAACCCAAGCTCGTCTAGTCGGAGAAGAAGAAACCCTCCTCGCACCCATCAAAGCCGTGCAAGCGATCTGCCAAGTGCCCGTCACCGGCACCGATCCCAGAAACATACCCTTAGCCGACAAAAAAGCGCTCACAGAACACTACGCCGGCATATTGCGAAGTGTACACCCAAAAATTACCACTACCTCAGTCCGCTACGGCGACAGCGCCCAGCGCATCATCCTTGTCACATCCGAAGGCACGATTTTAGAGCAATCTTGGGTAGACATGGAAATGCGTTTTGCAGCCACAGCTAGAGACGGTAGCACCGTTCAAACCGGACGGGAAACCACCGGCTCACGCAAAGCCTACGAAGACCTCACAACCCTCGATTCCCAAGTCCGCAGCGCTGCCGAGCGAGCCGTTACTGCCCTCAGCTTACCGCCGGTCAAAGGCAACACCTACACTGTCGTCATTGACCCAATTTTAAGCGGTCTGTTTGTTCACGAAGCCTTTGGTCATCTTTCGGAAGCTGACATGGCTTATGAAAATCCAGACTTATTAGAAGTAATGACCTTGGGGCGGGCTTTTGGCCCCAAAGACTTGCAAATTTTTGATGGTGCTGCTCCTGAAGGCCATCGCGGCAGTTATTTTTATGACGACGAAGGTACACCGGCCACGACAACGCAATTGATTAAAGATGGTGTTCTTGTGGGCCGGTTACACTCACGAGAAACCGCCGGCAAATTAGGAGAAGAAGCAACAGGCAATGCTCGCTGTTTAAATTATCATTATCCTCCCCTTGTGCGGATGACAAACACCTGGATTCAGCCTGGAAACACGCCGGTAAAAGATTTATTTAGCGATATCAAAGAAGGTGTTTATGCTCGCAATTGGTTAGGCGGAATGACGAACGGTGAGATGTTTACGTTTAGTGCCGGTGAAGCCTGGATGATTCGCAATGGCGAACTACAAGAGCCGGTGCGCGATGTCACTCTTTCTGGCAATGTTTTTAGCACTCTCGCAGATATCGAAGCCATCGGCGATGATTTCTATTGGGATGAGTCTGGCGGATGTGGTAAAGGCGGCCAAAGTGGTTTGGCGGTGGGTTGTGCCGGCCCAAGTCTCCGCATTCGTAACGTCGTAGTTGGTGGTGAAGCAGCCGAATAA